The genomic region TAAAACGGATCTGATTCTTTTTCTCGGAGTTTATGTTCTTCTTTTTGCAATTTCGTTTTATCCTTTATGGAAAGGCGCGCGCAGGGAAGGAGAGGCGTCTCGGCTTGAACGAAGATCGAAAAATCCAGAGATTTGGTTCTGGGGTTTACTATTTCGCATAACGTGTATTTTTGTTTTTCCGGTTTGGGAGGACGATTGGGCGCGTTTTCTTTGGGACGGTTTTGTGACGTTGGAAACGGGAACACCGTACGGAAAACCTCCTTCGATCTTTTTTTTAGAATCGAATTTGCCCGCTTGGAGCGCGGAAATTCTGAGTAGAATCAATCATCCCGACGTTCCCACGATTTACGGACCGGTTCTGGAAGTATTGTTTGCCGTGTCCGCGTTTTGTTTTCCGGGTTCCTTGTTCGGATTAAAAATATTCTATCTCGGGGTCGAAACCGGGTTTTGGTATTTTTTACAAAAACACATTCCAAGAAAAGAATTTAGAATTCTTTACTGGTGTCCTCTTCTTGTGATCGAAACGTTTGCACAAGCACATCCGGATTTTTTGGGTTTGCTTCTTATGGCGGGCGCATCCGTTCTTCATTCTCAAAAAAAGAATCTGGGTTCGGGAATTCTATTGGGGCTTGCCTGTGGAGTAAAAACGTTCGGATGGATCTTGTTTCCGTTTTTTCTCACAGATAAAACCCGAATCCGGTTTCTGTTCGGTTTTGTGAGCGCGTTCGCTTTGCCCTATCTTTTCTTTTGGTCGCGAGGCGGAGTCGGCGGTGACGGGCTTCTTGCGTTCTTGCAAGGATGGGAATTCAACGCTTCCTTTTATTCTTTGTTTAAAATTCCGTTTGCCGTTTTTTTTTCGGAGCCTTCTCTATGGGCGGGAGTTTTGTGTTTGGGTCTTTGGGGAATATTCGGAATTATGAATATTCTTTCCCACAAGAACGGAAACACCAAAGCGATCTCGAATTGTTTTCTTTGGTTTTTTCTTTTTTCTCCGGTCGTCAATTCCTGGTATTTGCTATGGGCGCTCTTTCATTGGGTTCGATATCCGATTCTTCCCGGGATCATTTTTTTAGGCGCGGTTCCTCTTTCGTATATAAGCGGGAGAACTCTTTTTGCAGAAGGTCCGCAACTGCAACTCTATGAAAATCCAATTTCTGTTCGTATTTTGGAATATTCTTTGGTCTTTCTGGGGATCGTTGTACAAGTTATTTGGCAAAAAGCTCAAAATAATAAGCAATAAATCCAATATATATATCATATGTGTATGTTATATTGAAATATCGATTGACTTTCTAATATCTTGGACGAGATTTCTAATTGGTAGATCTCAATGGGATCTGCCCTAACTCTAACTTTCTCTGAAAAAGACCCTATTCTATCCCGGGATTCCCGGGTTTTTTTTAGAATCGACAGGTGGTGTTCCGTTGCAAACGATTATGGCTCGCAGTTTAGAAAATCAAAATATATCAAATCCACCCGAAAAAGCGCCGGATGATTTTTTGACCAGTTTTCTGGGTGATAAGATTCGAAAGCGCAGACTGGAACTCGGTCTTTCCATGGAAAAGGTCGCGCAGATCGCTCAGGTAAGCCGGGGCATGTTGGGTCTGATCGAGACCGGTAAAACGACCCCGAGCATTGCCATTCTTTGGAAATTGTCCAAGGCGTTGCGGACTCAGGTTGCGGAATTCTTGCCCGATTTCTCTTTACACGGGCCGAAAATCCTCAGAAAGGAAGAATCTAAAATTCTCTCCCTACACAAGGATAAACTCAGCGCTCGTGTTTTGCATCAGGACACGGAAAATCGGATCGAATTTTTGGAAGTCACTTTGGCTCCCGGAAGTTTTCCTCCTCCTACCTGGTTTCAAAAACAAAAGATTCAAACGGTTTCTCTGGTTCAGGGCGAAGTAGGTTTCGTTTTTGCCGGGAAGAAAAATCTACTCTCTCCGGGTGATACCGCAGTTTTTCTCGCACAAGATCTCCAAGAAATTTTCAATCCTTCCGCATCCAAAGCCGTTCTGTTTTGGATCAGCTCCACTGCTAATTTATAAATCCGTTGCGTTAGTCGCTCTTTGCAAATTATATTGAACAGCTTGTAAACAAGCTTGTTCGATATAATAAATATTAATTCCGTTAAAGCAGAATTACATTGATGTTCAAACGAACCTTTCAATTGTTGGGTTAAACCTTTGGGAATTAGAAACCCCGTAGGAAAGAAAACTAACGTAAGGAAATAACCATGAAAGGCAAACTTGGATTATTCGGAATTGTGCTGGCTCTCGCGGGGTTTCTTGGAACCTGTAAGCCATCCGAAGATAAAAACGATAACAACATTCTTTTCGCGCTCGCGGCGATTGCGGCTAACGGAGTCAAAGTCAACACCGCGGCGGAACTCGCGGTCGAGTCGAACGATAACTACGACAAAAACGAATACGGTTTGGTGACGGCGACGACGATCAAACGATGGAGAAGCGATTGGGCCAATCAAAAACCGGCTTCGATTTCGGGTAACTTGATCATTCTTCAATCGACTCAAGGTTCGGTTGCGGGTCAGGAATTTGTTAAACCGACATCGGGTGTGTATGTTTATTCTTGGCCGAACGGCGGCGGAACCGATATCAACTTCAGACAAAAAAGAAACAACGGTCTTTTTGAAAACGTTCAAACGGGTCTTCCCGACGGAGCGAGAACCGATCTTTTCTTAAAGTTATATCGGATCGACTTATCCAAGGATCTCGTAGTATTCGCTTCGGGTCAGGACACAGGCGCGGGAACCGCCGCGAGTCCTAAAGGCGGAACGTATCAAACTCTCGGAAGAGGTTACTATTGGCTTCGTTATTGGGGAGCGGATTCGAAACACGTTGCCGTACTCGACGGTCCGATCGATACACAATTCTCCGCCGCTGAGTTGACGGCATCCGGTTCTGAAAGTTTACCTCCGAACGACGGAACCTATTCGGTTAAGAATTTAAGAAACGTGGACAACTCTGTTCTCGTTCAACCCGTCGAGAACGTCATCAAGATCGTTCGTAATCCGAATTCTCACGGAGTCAGCGGTCTTACTTCCTCGGTTTTTATCGCGGACGCAAGGCACAACACGACTTCCACCGAAAGAGAATTTGTCGGTACCGCGGATGGAACAGGCGCGAACGAAGTCGAATCGGGTAAGAAGGCTCTCACGGAAGGACATCTTAAGGGCGCGTTTTTCGCTCCTTGGCTTCAAGTGATCGACCAGACCACGGGGAGGTATAAATCCAAAGCCGCGTTAGCCGCTCTTTGGTCCAATCCTTCCGGCTGGGGACACGCGGAAAACGGTTCCGTAAGCGGGTATCAACAAGGTCAAACCTATCTTCACTATTGCAGAACGAACGCAAGATCCATGGTCACAGGACTTTCCACTTTTGTAATATTAGGAAGACCTACCGTATTCTACGAGAATTCCTTCATCGAATGGAACGGACTTTCGGCGAATCATCCCGATCCGACCAAAAGAACGCTTCCTTCCGGATCTCCTTTCGCTACGGACACGGTGGATTTAACCGTGAGCACCGGCGGAACGGGCGGAGGACCTACCTTCAACGCGGCGAACGCGGCGAATTATAAGGCGGTCGTCAATCCGAACGCGACGACTTCCCGTCAGACCTTGATCGACGATTGGAACTATAAAATCCAATAATCGTTGTTAGGCGATTTTGATGAGAACGGCGCCTCTTAAGAGGCGTCGTTCCTAAACTTAAAACAGAAAATCATTCGGAGAAACAGAAGTGAGACAAATCGTAATTTTAACTTTGATATTCGGCTTAACCAGCCTTTGGACCGGAACGTCTTATGCGTCCGGAGGTTTTAGCGGCGGAGGCGTGGCCCAGATCCCAAAAGGAAAGGACCGCGAAAAATACCATCTCGGTAAATCGGTATACAACCGAGAAATCGAAATTCCCGCAGGGGCGGATCCATCCAAAATACAACCGCAAAAGATCCGTTTGGAATATCTCCAAGGATCCCTCCCCAACAGCGAAAAACAAAGAGTAAATCTGGAGGAGCTTGCAGGCAAGTTGACTCCGGAACAGTTGGACGCTTTGGAATACTTCGTGAGTGTCCGTTTTAACGTGAGACTGGAAGAAAAGAAGGAATGATTCGGATTTCTTCCGCGCCTCCGTTTTAAAACACATTTAGTTTTTATTATATTAGGTATTTAGAATGAATTATAAGATTCTATGGGCGACCTTTTTGCTTACGGCCGCCTCGGCCCTGAACGCACAACAGGCATGGTCTCCGTACGAAAGACAGCTTTGGCTGAGGACGATTTTTATACACTCGGAATACGATTCCGCGTTTCTTGCAAACACAAAGGCGAATTACGACGACAACATTCGGATCAACACCGGAAACATCGTACTTGAATACGGTATCACGGATCGGCTTACGATCGATTTCGGAACCGGCTTCGGTAAATTGGGTAGGGCCAAACTCGTGGATCGTTACGGAGGTCTGATGCAGATTCCCGAAAGCCCGGACAAATACGGTTACTTGGATACCAGATTCGGAATTCGTTATAAGATTCTGGACGAGTTCGATCATGACAAGTGGTGGATTCCCACGATCTCCGTACGTGCGGGCGCGATCAAAAAAGGGGATTACGATCGTAACCCTCAATCTCTCGGAGACGGCGCAAGCGGAGGAGAACTCAACGTGTATCTCGCGAAAGATTTCGACTTTCACGGACTCGGTGCGCTTGGAGAACTCAGCTATCGAAAAAGGGAGAATCCGGTTCCCGAAGACGTTCTCTATTACGCCGGTCTCTACTTAAGATTTTTTGAAAGTTTCTTTTTTACGGTCGGAGCGAGAGGACAAAAAGGACAAGGAGGTTACGCGTTTGCTGACCCGAGACAAGCCCCTCCTTTGAACTATCTCAATCTTACCGTTCCCGATACGATTCCGGGAGTCAATCTATACGATCTCTGGATTCAAAAGGAACGCCCCGCTTGGGGAAGAAGGGAGGACTATCACAACGCGGAGGCTTCCTTGGGATTTACGGATTCGTACGGAAACTTCTACAACCTGTATTATTCCCAGACATACGCGGGTTACAACACGGCAAAACTTCAGACGATCGGGTTTATCGTAAATTTCCCGTTCAACTTATAGGAGCGACAAAAATGAGAATTCAAAAATTACTATATTCTATATTGGTCATATTCTTTGTTTTGTCCGGTTGTAAGGATAAGTCGAGCAATTACGATTTTATACCGGCCGCGTTTAAGATTCATCTTCCGATTATTTTGAAGGTCAATACCGCCGAGGAATTGGCGAGTCCTTCCGCTGAGGATTACAATCAAAACGATTTCGGTCTGGTGACTTATACGACGATCAACCGTTGGACTCAGGATTGGCCGAATCGAAAACCGGCGGGCGTTTACGGAAAGTTGTTCATCTTTCAAGTGCAGACGAGCGGAGTTCCTTCGGGTCAGTATATCTTTCCGAAGGCCGGAAGCGGTGTGAGCGTTTATCTTTTATCGGACGCGGATACGATCTTCGGTCAAACTCGAAACAACGGAGTGATCGACACGGAGACGATGGTTCCACAAGGATCTCAGATCGATTCTTTCCTGAAAAAATACGGGATCGATCTGCAAACGGATCTTGTGGTTTTTGCGGCGGACACTCCGACTTCTTCCAATCTGCAACAATCTCTTCGAGGATGGTATGCGCTTCGTTATTGGGGAGCACCCGCAAAGAGTTTAGCGATTTTGAATGGAGCCGTTTCGTATCACGCGTCTCAAGGAAATTTCTTTACGACCGTTTCCGTTTCCGCAATCAATCCGAGCGGAGGTAAGGGCGTTCAGACTCTTTTGACGGACAACACGATCTTACAATCGACTCTTGCGGACGTGCTTCACATTGTAAGAGGAGGGAACACGAATTTTTTGAAGGTGACTCCGATTCCGAGCAAGGGAGTTTTTATCGTGGATGCAAGATCGGCAGCGGAGTATGGAGGAACCGCTTCGAGCACGACGGGTCCTTCGGGAAAAACATGCGCGACTCCGCCTTGTGTGACTCCGATCGAAGGTCATATCAAAGGCGCCGCGAACATTCCGTTTGCGAATTTGCTCGTCGATACGACGGTGAGTTTTCAGTTTAAAACGAAGTCACAGATCAAAAGCGTATTCGAGGCCGCGGGGTATCAAAGCGGACAGACCGTGATCACGTATTGCAGGACCAACGTCCGGTCCACGATCACCGGATTTGCCGCGATCTCCATCATCGGAGTTCCGACCCGTTATTACGACGGATCTTGGATAGAATGGGGTTCACTTGCGACCGACAATCGAAATATCAGCGACGATCAAAAATGGTCCAACCTCGCCGCGGTTTCTCCTTGGAGAACCAACGTGAGCGCGGTTACGGATAACCTGACTTTAAACCCGGATGCGAACGTAGCGAAATACAGTTTTACCACGGCTCAATCTTTTTCCAGAGGTTCCAGTCAGTTAATCGACGAGGATAAAACCTATCTCATCACTACGAGTGGTTCCGGTTCGGGGAGCGGCGGAGGTGGCGGCGGCAGTTCGGGATCGGGAGGCGGAGGAGGCGGAAACGCTTGCGGAGGCTGAGATCGCACCGAATCTTCCATTCCGGTTTAAAAAACGTAAGAATACTTTGGATTTTTATAATATTCTTAAGTTGTAAAAAAGAATTTTTGGAGTCGCATTGGGCGACTCCAATTTCTTTCCAGGGGGAGCCGCCTTCGCATTATTCCGAACTGGAAAAAAGATTGGACCCGGAAAATTGCGGGACCTGTCACAAAGAACAATACGAAGCGTGGAGCGAAAGTTTTCATTCGAAAGCGAGCGGACCCGGTTTGCAATGGCAGTTAAAACGGATCGGCATCGAAGAATCCTCTTCCTGTTTTGCCTGCCATTCTCCCTTGATCGAAACGCAGAACTATCTTCGGGAATCCAAGTTCGGACTCTCAAAGAACCCGAGCGAAGTTTTATCGTATTTAAAAAAGGAAACGGTGGAGCGCGGAATTTCCTGCGCGTCTTGTCATGTTCGCAATCAGGTTCGTTACGGACCCCCGCCTCGAGAAGACAAACGGAACCGTTCTTCTTCGGGGTATAAGCCGCACGGAGGTTTTGTGGTTCAGAAAGAATTCGAATCTTCTCGCTTCTGTGTTTCTTGTCACGAAACTCCGGAATACGGAAAACCGGTAAACGGAAAAAGAATGATGGAAACCTATGCGGAATGGGAACAAAGCCGATATGCGAAAGAACAAATCACATGCCAAAATTGTCATATGCCCGATCGTTCTCATACCTGGAGGGGAATCCACGATCCTGTAATGACGGCTAACGCGGTGGCTTCCTCGCTCGGTTTTAAAAAGATCGAGGGAGAATGGTATGTCTACGCTTCCTTAAAAAATACGGGGGCGGGGCATCGGTTTCCGACGTATTCCGTTCCGAAAGTGTTTCTTTATTTATCCTTGTATGAAAACGGAAAACAAAAACGGATTCTTGCCGAAAAAACGATCGGAAGAGTGACGGATCTCGATCTGCAACACGAATTCGAAGACACTCGTCTCTTGCCGGACGAAGAAGTCGTTTTAAAAGAGCGTCTAACGTCAGAGGAATTTAAAACTCGTAAGGAGATTCGATTTATTGCGATCGTGGAGCCGGACGAGTTTTACGTTCGTATGTTTCAACACAACTGGGATCGCCGCAAAGAATTCGGAATTGAAGGCCGAGAGGAAAAACAATTGGAAGAGGCTTTGAAAAAGGCGAAGTCGACGCGTTATGTGCTATTTGAAAAGAAAATTCAGACTTCCTCTTTTACGGAGGGATTCTTTTCTTCGGATCTAAGCGTTTCAAAATAAGAATCGGAGATCGGA from Leptospira kmetyi serovar Malaysia str. Bejo-Iso9 harbors:
- a CDS encoding helix-turn-helix domain-containing protein; protein product: MTSFLGDKIRKRRLELGLSMEKVAQIAQVSRGMLGLIETGKTTPSIAILWKLSKALRTQVAEFLPDFSLHGPKILRKEESKILSLHKDKLSARVLHQDTENRIEFLEVTLAPGSFPPPTWFQKQKIQTVSLVQGEVGFVFAGKKNLLSPGDTAVFLAQDLQEIFNPSASKAVLFWISSTANL
- a CDS encoding glycosyltransferase 87 family protein; this encodes MFLYWGKASGKTDLILFLGVYVLLFAISFYPLWKGARREGEASRLERRSKNPEIWFWGLLFRITCIFVFPVWEDDWARFLWDGFVTLETGTPYGKPPSIFFLESNLPAWSAEILSRINHPDVPTIYGPVLEVLFAVSAFCFPGSLFGLKIFYLGVETGFWYFLQKHIPRKEFRILYWCPLLVIETFAQAHPDFLGLLLMAGASVLHSQKKNLGSGILLGLACGVKTFGWILFPFFLTDKTRIRFLFGFVSAFALPYLFFWSRGGVGGDGLLAFLQGWEFNASFYSLFKIPFAVFFSEPSLWAGVLCLGLWGIFGIMNILSHKNGNTKAISNCFLWFFLFSPVVNSWYLLWALFHWVRYPILPGIIFLGAVPLSYISGRTLFAEGPQLQLYENPISVRILEYSLVFLGIVVQVIWQKAQNNKQ
- a CDS encoding rhodanese-like domain-containing protein, with protein sequence MRIQKLLYSILVIFFVLSGCKDKSSNYDFIPAAFKIHLPIILKVNTAEELASPSAEDYNQNDFGLVTYTTINRWTQDWPNRKPAGVYGKLFIFQVQTSGVPSGQYIFPKAGSGVSVYLLSDADTIFGQTRNNGVIDTETMVPQGSQIDSFLKKYGIDLQTDLVVFAADTPTSSNLQQSLRGWYALRYWGAPAKSLAILNGAVSYHASQGNFFTTVSVSAINPSGGKGVQTLLTDNTILQSTLADVLHIVRGGNTNFLKVTPIPSKGVFIVDARSAAEYGGTASSTTGPSGKTCATPPCVTPIEGHIKGAANIPFANLLVDTTVSFQFKTKSQIKSVFEAAGYQSGQTVITYCRTNVRSTITGFAAISIIGVPTRYYDGSWIEWGSLATDNRNISDDQKWSNLAAVSPWRTNVSAVTDNLTLNPDANVAKYSFTTAQSFSRGSSQLIDEDKTYLITTSGSGSGSGGGGGGSSGSGGGGGGNACGG
- a CDS encoding multiheme c-type cytochrome yields the protein MDPENCGTCHKEQYEAWSESFHSKASGPGLQWQLKRIGIEESSSCFACHSPLIETQNYLRESKFGLSKNPSEVLSYLKKETVERGISCASCHVRNQVRYGPPPREDKRNRSSSGYKPHGGFVVQKEFESSRFCVSCHETPEYGKPVNGKRMMETYAEWEQSRYAKEQITCQNCHMPDRSHTWRGIHDPVMTANAVASSLGFKKIEGEWYVYASLKNTGAGHRFPTYSVPKVFLYLSLYENGKQKRILAEKTIGRVTDLDLQHEFEDTRLLPDEEVVLKERLTSEEFKTRKEIRFIAIVEPDEFYVRMFQHNWDRRKEFGIEGREEKQLEEALKKAKSTRYVLFEKKIQTSSFTEGFFSSDLSVSK